The Quercus lobata isolate SW786 chromosome 9, ValleyOak3.0 Primary Assembly, whole genome shotgun sequence region TGGGGAAAATGAGAAATGATAGAAGGTGTCTATTTAACCAATACTCTTTAACAGTTTTAACCATAATAAGCGCACCAAATCCATGCAAGTTGACCATCTAAGGCACTTGTGACCCAAACAACACACCCCATCTTTGCCAATCTCTCTTTCTAGAGAATGGAATGAAGAAATTGCAAAATAAAGTGTAGTAGTTGTACAGAGGATAGCTATACATGGCTTTTTATCAATTTCGCCACAGCGATGCATGAATGCTTGTCTATAGTGGCATGTCATTGATGTTAAGAACCTAAGAGATGGTGTCCTAGTTAATTTGGAATCCCTTCCTTCTCAAAAATGAGTTATTTAAGTCAATATTATAGGAGAAACTTACCAAAGGCAATTCCTTGGAGAATATGTGGTACCGAAACTCTGCAGCAAGGTCTAGCAGGGGATTTGGACCACTCACATAGCAGTGGACATGTAGACACATAtcgtctttcactttcttccaTTCGGCAACTACATCATCTTTGTTATACCAGCCTCTTAACTGCCATTGACATGTAAAATCATGCAGAAATCCAATTAAAGCTTCAAATATTGCAGATGACATATTGCTCCCGCTAAAAACATATTCATACTACAGTGATTGTAGTTAGCAACATGTACAAATTTCTAGACACCTATTCACTACCACAAGGTCAATTTTGGACAGGTGCAATTGTTTGCCTTTGTGCAGGTTTGGACATCAGGTGAAAAGCTTAAATGCTAAATTAGTAAATAATAAGAATGCATACCTGATCAAGATTTATGACATTAGAGATGGTCAAGGTTAAGTTAGCTGTAAAGTCACAGTGGGATAGGATGTAGGTTCTTGGAAGAATTCCTGAATACTTGTTTAACTCTTCTCCTAAGAAAACAACTTTCAGCTTTGAAGCTTCAAATCTTGCTGGAGGACCCAAAAGCCTAACAGCCTAGCATTAAGAACATATAACTCACCCAGTTATGCCTTTGAGAATAACAATGATAATTTGTAGCACAATGAACAAACCAATGTGGATGCTGCTTTAAATAAGCAATGATTGTTCGGAACAATTGATGCAAACAAAATATGCGTTCATCTAACAACCTAACCTTTGTatggttaaatttaattgaaaaatttaagataCAACACCTAAGGAATTGTACCTAACTAACGTAAGTTTTGTGCTTAACATGGACCGCATTCTTAACACATGGGTATTGGTTAGAGACTCAAATCTTGACATAGTTTACAAAGAAACTGACTAGGAACATTAATTGAGGTGAATCTGTGATGCCTTCAAATTCACAATTGCAggtctatatataaatattgatgCAAACATGTCTCACATTGTGAATTTAAGACACCCCCTAGAAATATTTACATTGATGCTCCTTGAAATTCCAATACCGGGTAGCTTCACAGCCACAGGTAGTTAATTGTTAAACCAACTATAGCCAGTACCAAAACTCTGACAATTGACCAAAAAACGAGATTGTgcattttactttttcaatACAATAGAGAAAAAACTTATTAACCATGCTGAAGGCAGATAAAAGgtttataataattgataagaATCAACAACTGCACAATAATATCAGAATACCAGTATCTAAAACAACCATAATGTACTTTCCTGAAACATAGTTATAACTCTATCTCTTTACATGACAATGccattatatatattacattacaTATTAAcatagagagaagaaaagagtaGCACCTCAAAGACAAGAGTATTGTAGGAGGCTCTAGCATTGCTTATAGAAGAAATAAGAACAGGTTTGGATCTACTTGATGGCTTTaaaatggttttgttgatgaaGTCTCTCTGTGACTGTGGTGATGGTGAGAAAGCATTGTAAACACAATAATGGCAGGCCATGGAAGATGCATAACACAATCTTTCCTCTTCATTTTTCACACCTCAACATTGTCTCTCCACTCAAAGGTAGTctcagagaaagagagaaattgatGGGTATGTGGAGAATTGCAGTTCATAGTTTTGGTCATGTTGAGAGTCTGTGGACAGTGATTCGAATGCCCCACCATAGTCCAAAATCTTTGTCAAAGGCGTTCCATCCACATATTTGTTTTTCtactttattttaaattgaaagaACGCTTGGAGAATATGATTGGTGGTGAAGCTAAATGTTCTGACACGTCATGTCCAATGCTTCAATTTTTGATAAGTTGTGGATAATGTGATTACGTGGCTTTTGTTGGGTCTATAGTCTAATCGGCTCATATCCATAGTCCATACCCTGTTTCTTGTTGCTAATTGACATTATACCAAAACTAGTCCATAATCCGTGTCATTAATGAAAAAGtttaacataatataattttttttttggtttaaatatgAAACTCGATaattattaaaaggaaaaggtttctctccaaattagtttggggagaaacccttcaaatttatcttatatctttttaatgaatgtgaattttgaaattttaattattagattatattttctttatgatCTTAATATGCATgtaaaatttcattcaaattggatataatttactatttgatcaataaacctatttttaatacataattatttaccacaaaattttgaaatttaaacatgtcattgatgacgtaactattaatttttgatcttcttgaaactATACAAATTTGGTAGatataataagaatatgcaatccaacggttagattttcaaaatttacgtccaataaaaaaaatatggtagAAATAAGGATGATAATCAAAGAcattagagagaaaaacacaTTATGTAATCAAGTCACAATAAACTTCAACCATCTAGGGTGTGGTCCAATAGTTAGGGTTTTGGTGTACGATAGGTTTTGACTTTAAACCTTTGTGAACAATGATATTATATTAGTTCAACTCAACGGCTATTATTTCTTACCAACTTGAAATCATTGGATCCATAAGTTGGTTAAGGCAAATACCTAAATTAAATTCCACACATTGGAGATAAATTATTTAACACTCCTAAAGGACCACTTTAGTAATGCCTAATGATTCTCCCATTCAATAATATAACGCCAAGTGTGCATTTAATTGAGTAAGCATCCATGTCACAATCCTAATTATcgttcaaataaaaataaattatacaaagtattaaaaaaaaaaaaaaatcttcaccATCAACCCTCACTTCCCTTCTCCAACACCACAAGTcttgtgaaaataaaaaattactgcAACAtcaacatttccaaaatcaccTAGGTGGACGATATTTGAAATCCCTGAAGTTACCCTCTTGCCTGCCTTTTCCCTTAATTCTCCTTCTCAAGGTCTCCCTTTGCACTTTGTTTTcctcattaattattattattattattttcaaaatgttcAATTCCACTTGGTGTTTTCAGATGAGGTGGAAGTTGTAGCATCGTACGCTCCCTCTTGAGTTTGTGCAATGACATTCCCAATTATACCACATTGAAATTATTGCACACAAAgctttagggtgtgtttgtttagaggtgaaatagggtggatggaaaactttggagagaaaataagagagaaaatggagaagGGTGTTGTTTGGTAAGAAGGGAGGgagaaaattttttggtgggGCCTAGGCATTTTCCACCCGGGCccacctaaaatttgtttctccaaaatgaagagaaaacaTGGTGGGAGGAGTTTTATGGATAAATGACAAAATTGCCCATTGCACTAATTTTGTCCAATtgacttggtttttttttttttttttttttttgcctgcTTTCCTGGGCGTTTGCTCGTTTTAaggcatttattattattatctatatatacatataaaaccgaaacttttaaAACCCctacaatttttcacatcagcacaatattataaaaataaaaataataataaaatttttctaaaacctAAATTCGTGCTCTACCTTCTCTTTCAAGATGTTGTACCTTTTCTTTCACCAAAACTCTTTCACAATGCTCTTCTCTTTCATGATGCTCTACCTGCCATCATCtgcatatatataaacacagaCCCACGGCCAATCATGATCGTACACAACTTTTAGATTTGTTGCTCCCAACAGCTATTTTTGTCGAAGATGGAGCCCCATCATCATTGCATGTCGTTTTCGTCACCAATGGAGCCCCATCACCACTGCATGTCATGGGTACTACTGAAGTGAACTAGGTCTTGATTCTTGATGAGAATCATGGAGTCACCGATCAACACAACGGTCAAAAAGTCGTTTCAAAGAGGGGTGCTAGAGTGGGTCTTGATTCTTGATGAACTATGACTCACCGAAGTCACTTTGTTGAAGTGTGCGTACTGGGTTAAGGCAAGCAATATTTGAAATAGAGTTAGAGAGAGGTATTGAAAGAAGTTTGTGGAGGAAAATTGAGAAAAGGGAGAAATAAAGAAGACAAAATGTGAAGGAAAGGTGGCTGAAAAAAAAacggaagaaaaaagaaataaaaaaaaagaaacaaaaaaaagggtgttGTGTTGGttagaagaaaaaagataagcTTACCTCACATGTATACATTAATCcgatcaaaaaattaaaaagggtGTTGTGTTGGTGGTTTTAACGGCAAAATTTGCTAAATAGACTGATTTTGGGAAATATTTCGGTGAATAGTATGCATATCAAAgtatttagttagttagattgattttagaactcgagtttaccaaacttgagttccaaccCAAAAATCCCAACATAAATCTGACGTggaattatataaaaaaaaaaaaaaaaaaaaaaaaaaccccacatggaactcgagcttagcaaactcgagttccatgtgttTTTGggtaggaactcgagtttagcaaactcgagttccaaaatcagtctatttagcaaatttttccTGGTTTTAACCATTgagtataaataaattaataagaaagCTATCAAAACATGTCCAAAATCCGTATGATGAATTCATTGCAAAATATTTGGTATTCCTCGATTATACAAGGTTGCTTATTCTATTATGAGGTGTGCATACATGAATTATGCAGCAATGTTATGAGGTGATGTAATCGATTATAACATATTGAATGAATTCTACTACAACTACCATCTATagcaacttttattaataattgttaatttctctttgtaggggcaaaggcccTAAATCATataatgggccttgggccccatatGGGAAGATTAGCCATGTCCGAGGAGAGGAAGTGGATGCCAAAAGGGCTCCCAGCCCAGCTCTCGTGGATAGGGAAACATTTAAAGGACGGTTCGAGGAGAAATGCCTCCTCGGACGTGATGAGTATGGCTCAAATATGCACTCTGTCTACTATAAGGACCTACCCCAACAGACATTAGTAGTAGGGATGAGTCCCACAGACCTGtaggaaagaatgaaatgtaAGATGTCAAAGGAGAGGCTGCTGCTACCACATTAAATGcgttgcagctacttttctggccgcattaatgtggagagaaCCTGTGAACAAtgctgccttggccaccataACTCACAGAAGACTAAAAgggggtgtccgatgggacaagcactcaagtaagggtccagatgatcaacaagtgtaaggccgCGATGACTTTAAGAAGACTATATAAGAAAGGGAGTCCCCGTGAGGAAGGGGTGACAAGAAAAAGCAAGGAGAATAGAGGAACAATACAAACAACCGCAATCTTCGAACAGGGACCAGCATATATTCATCTTATCTCTTTGGACTGAGGATTTATGGATATTAACGTGCTTCACTTGTGTTCAACTGTTGTATAGCCCAATATTAACTACTGTCCACTTCGCTAAGACCTAGTTCTATAGCccattttctacaaattcattgtttctggGCTCCTTGGACCAAGACCCCATACCTTTTGGGCTTGAGCtccaaattgtgaccctacactcttaatttgttaataattgttaaatttgaatattttacttcaatatagtgattttaatattttgagtaGGCGATGACCgccaaaattatcaaaaaattagttGTACCATCTCTTTGATACCTTATGTTATAAAAGTgtggcattatttttgaatcttacatttaataattttcccgtgcatcgcatgggttagcaattagttattattattattattattattattattattatcacttCCTAGGAATGATGcctactcttttttatttttctttttttaatccttttttcttttgatttcctGGGGTGTACatggtgatatatatatatatatttttttaattagacatgattttttttcctggaaataatttttattgtttaataaatttgggcaatttcctttttttattttttattatttttttattacttgtcaccttttattttaattgtgcatcattttttaacaaggaagtataagtaaatttatacaaattcacTTTTTGTACTTCTCCACTTTTTGACTCccaactaaacaaaaaagagaaaaattaaaatcttttttatcctcccatcactttctatcctcccactttttcatccctccaaccaaacacaccctaatcaggtatctttatttatttacttatttattttttattgattgatgCTTCATTAGTTTAAATCGGTAATCTTGTAAAGTGTTGacgttgtgattttttttttagaggactATTGGTGTCGGAGATAGAAAGAGGAGTTGAAGgtgaagtttttttatttttttatttttacaaatttattatttatttggatgGCGATTAAAATTGTGATAGAgattatttattcaatttaattaaaCACATGGTGTTATATTATTGAATAGAATGATCACTTGGCATTACTGATATGGTTCtctaaataatttatctacGTTGAGTTTGTTTAGTTTGTTTAAACATAACTTCTTTAATGGATAAAAGGCTATTATAGTCATGCTCAAATAAATTTACCAAGTTGCATAAGTCCTTGACAATCTCATGCTTTATTCATGTTTGTAACAATCCTACATAAAAGAGAGTTCAACAACAATATGTTAACCTTAATTTTGGGAACACacctccccccacccccctcaCACATGCTGTCGGTAGGCCAACATGTACGCCATAAAAATGTTCTTATAACATTGAATCTTATTAgagatatttttataatttaaacctTACAAAATAATGTGtcacatatataattttttatagatatgatagaatttgaatttatgatATCTGCTTTatgatgatttctttttttatttcaaattttaaattttttattcgaaaacaaggtttttttttttaattaattaattaattgagttAAAATTTAAGTGGTACTATTGTACTAATAATCTATATacacattcatttattatatattatttaagtggTACTAAGAATATTTTGGACACATCAAGttataagttttttatattaaaattttttaaaaatgtattgattttagtattttaatttagtagCATTAACACAAAATCTAATTGTATCGGTCAAATCCACGTTGAGTGAATCGCAATCATCATATTAATTAGGCGTTCTCAAGAGCGCCAATCACGTTACTCTACTCGTACTATTTTGTGTTGTTCTATACTACCATATTCCTTGAATCTAAGGCTGTGAAGTGTACCATTCTTTGATGACTAGATCTAGACTCTAGTCGTCATCGACAAATAGTAGTCTTTAACCTTACCTGGTCATAAAATAACGTTGAGATTTCATTTGAGGCCTTCCTTCACATCGTCATCTTCTGCATACCGGACAATGATTATCTCATCGACAAATAGTAGTCTTTAACCTTACCTGGTCATAAAATAACGTTGAGATTTCATTTGAGGCCTTCCTTCACATCGTCATCTTCTGCATACCGGACAATGATTATCTACCATACATGAGTATCAAGTCC contains the following coding sequences:
- the LOC115962147 gene encoding magnesium dechelatase SGRL, chloroplastic isoform X1, producing the protein MACHYCVYNAFSPSPQSQRDFINKTILKPSSRSKPVLISSISNARASYNTLVFEAVRLLGPPARFEASKLKVVFLGEELNKYSGILPRTYILSHCDFTANLTLTISNVINLDQLRGWYNKDDVVAEWKKVKDDMCLHVHCYVSGPNPLLDLAAEFRYHIFSKELPLVLKAVLHGDSVLFRDHPELLDALVRVYFHSSSQKYNRTECWGPLKKAAEGRQGDQIQGLISASEDGLKQKWGKPRSIFQALFTFLL
- the LOC115962147 gene encoding magnesium dechelatase SGRL, chloroplastic isoform X2 — translated: MACHYCVYNAFSPSPQSQRDFINKTILKPSSRSKPVLISSISNARASYNTLVFEAVRLLGPPARFEASKLKVVFLGEELNKYSGILPRTYILSHCDFTANLTLTISNVINLDQLRGWYNKDDVVAEWKKVKDDMCLHVHCYVSGPNPLLDLAAEFRYHIFSKELPLGRQGDQIQGLISASEDGLKQKWGKPRSIFQALFTFLL